One window of the Chryseobacterium sp. CY350 genome contains the following:
- a CDS encoding dienelactone hydrolase family protein, whose protein sequence is MKRLLFSSVLLLTSATVFSQNLKKVSYQDGSQKLNGLVTSNSGKKLPGVLILPAWKGIDDEAKTAAADLEKQGYIAFVADIYGEGNIPTDNASAAKTAGFYKKDYAAYQKRISLALEELKKNGAIADKIAVIGYCFGGTGALESARGKLPVVGVVSIHGSIGKDQSRPNEAISTKILVENPADDKGVTPEDYNNLVKEMNDGKADWQIIIYANSKHTFTDPKSADYNPVMAKRAWNHTLMFLKEILK, encoded by the coding sequence ATGAAACGTTTATTATTTTCGTCAGTACTTCTACTCACTTCAGCAACAGTTTTCAGTCAAAATTTAAAAAAGGTTTCCTATCAGGATGGTTCGCAAAAACTGAACGGTTTGGTAACGTCAAACTCAGGAAAAAAACTTCCCGGAGTTCTTATTCTTCCTGCTTGGAAAGGAATTGACGATGAAGCAAAAACTGCAGCCGCAGACTTAGAAAAACAAGGTTATATTGCATTTGTCGCTGATATTTATGGTGAAGGAAATATTCCGACCGATAATGCTTCGGCAGCAAAAACAGCAGGATTTTACAAGAAAGATTACGCAGCTTACCAAAAAAGAATTTCTCTGGCTTTGGAAGAATTGAAGAAGAACGGTGCTATTGCTGATAAAATTGCAGTAATTGGATATTGCTTTGGCGGAACGGGAGCTTTAGAATCTGCAAGAGGAAAATTGCCTGTTGTGGGTGTAGTTTCCATTCACGGAAGCATTGGAAAAGATCAATCACGACCAAATGAAGCGATTTCAACTAAAATTTTAGTGGAAAATCCTGCAGACGATAAAGGTGTGACGCCGGAGGATTACAATAATCTGGTAAAAGAGATGAACGATGGGAAAGCTGATTGGCAAATCATCATTTACGCCAATTCAAAACATACGTTTACTGATCCGAAATCTGCAGATTACAATCCCGTGATGGCAAAAAGAGCATGGAACCATACACTAATGTTTTTGAAGGAAATTTTAAAATAA
- a CDS encoding type I restriction enzyme HsdR N-terminal domain-containing protein, which yields MELPKLNFQETFDFKFKKDKDKFFIYDLVRKTYLLLTPEEWVRQHWIHYYLTVKSYSVSALITEKKIVLNGLTKRIDLLITEKTQPIILIECKAPQIKLTEKTFEQTARYNSIIGAKEIVLTNGLQHINAKFEHGNYIFYKS from the coding sequence ATGGAACTTCCCAAACTGAATTTTCAGGAAACTTTTGATTTTAAATTCAAGAAAGACAAAGATAAGTTTTTTATCTATGACTTGGTGCGCAAAACTTACCTTTTGCTCACACCTGAAGAGTGGGTTCGACAACATTGGATACATTATTATCTCACGGTAAAATCTTATTCTGTATCCGCTTTAATTACAGAAAAAAAGATAGTTCTCAATGGTTTAACTAAAAGAATTGATCTTCTGATTACTGAGAAAACACAACCAATTATATTGATCGAATGTAAAGCTCCACAAATAAAACTGACTGAAAAAACTTTTGAACAAACTGCAAGATATAACTCGATCATCGGGGCAAAAGAAATTGTTTTAACCAATGGTTTGCAGCATATTAATGCAAAATTTGAACATGGAAACTATATATTTTATAAATCTTAA
- the holA gene encoding DNA polymerase III subunit delta: protein MKELDLILKNIKNKEVLPIYFFHGEEPYFIDVAVKALEHDFLEEDEKAFNQTVTYGKDTTYQEILSLARQFPMMGDKQVIIVKEAQDLKFNDEESRALEAYVENPVPSTVLVFAHKHKKLDSRKKVTKTLAKINSLFLSESFKDHNLPKWIADECLRLKIKTAPNISHLLAEYLGNDLSRISNELSKLKIILKEGQILDGTIVENHIGISKEFNVFELQKALGTKNTNAAYKIAHFMGKNPKNNPFVMLLSSLYNYFSNVIVYSTMIGQSPQLIASQMGVNPYFLKDYAEAARLYPLKHSTRVISILREFDMKGKGLGAVNMSEAELIKELVYKIINVDKIKMKV, encoded by the coding sequence ATGAAAGAATTAGATTTAATCCTCAAAAATATTAAAAATAAAGAAGTTTTACCGATTTATTTTTTCCACGGAGAAGAACCTTACTTTATTGACGTTGCTGTAAAAGCCCTTGAACACGATTTTTTGGAGGAAGATGAAAAAGCCTTCAACCAAACTGTAACTTACGGAAAAGACACAACTTATCAGGAAATACTTTCTTTAGCAAGACAGTTTCCGATGATGGGTGACAAGCAGGTAATCATCGTAAAAGAGGCGCAGGATTTAAAATTTAATGATGAAGAAAGCAGAGCTTTAGAAGCATATGTAGAAAATCCCGTTCCGTCTACTGTTTTGGTTTTTGCCCACAAGCACAAGAAGTTAGACAGTCGGAAAAAAGTCACGAAAACTTTAGCAAAAATTAATTCTTTATTTCTGAGTGAATCTTTCAAAGATCATAATTTGCCAAAATGGATTGCCGATGAATGCCTTAGACTTAAGATAAAAACAGCCCCGAATATTTCTCATCTTCTTGCAGAATATCTTGGAAACGATCTTTCCAGAATTTCTAATGAATTGAGTAAACTGAAAATAATTCTAAAAGAAGGACAGATTTTAGACGGAACAATTGTAGAAAATCACATCGGAATCAGCAAAGAATTTAATGTTTTTGAACTTCAAAAAGCTTTAGGAACCAAAAACACAAATGCTGCATATAAGATCGCTCATTTTATGGGTAAAAATCCGAAGAATAATCCTTTTGTAATGTTACTTTCAAGTCTTTACAATTATTTTTCTAACGTGATTGTTTACAGTACAATGATTGGTCAGTCACCTCAGTTAATTGCTTCTCAAATGGGTGTAAATCCTTATTTTCTAAAAGATTACGCGGAGGCAGCAAGATTGTATCCGTTAAAACATTCTACGAGAGTAATCTCAATTCTACGAGAGTTTGATATGAAGGGAAAAGGTTTGGGAGCAGTAAATATGAGTGAAGCTGAATTGATTAAAGAATTGGTCTACAAAATTATCAATGTTGATAAAATTAAGATGAAAGTATGA